The genomic segment agattaaaaaagaatagtTTGCTCTTCTTAAAATTTTGAAGCACTAGAATGACTAAATTACTattaaaaacaagatttattTAACTGGTTTCTAGGAGTTTTTTGAATCTTTGACATTTTTAAAGCATAACACAATgacaaaattactttaaaagtaaaattcatttaattgGCGTTCAAggggttttttgaattttctttcatggctttttagttaaaattaagttgattaagggataattttatactttaataaattccaaatataatttaaaaacaaaaattggtaGATGCATATATTGTATGTGTCAACATGTATGCTGCTCATCGATTTCAAATTGTGTGTGTGGTGGATTGCGATGATCAAAGATGATCTCTTTTGATGTGGTTTGAATCCTTTTGGTAGACCATTTCTTTCTAGACAACATGTGTAGCTTACTGACCTCTAACTTAGCATCAAtgacccttttgttttttttattctcgatTTTCATGCTtaactctttaaattttttaaataccctttcaatttgtttttcctttagaTATGGTctatgtttttttgattttgattttttttatttgaaataatttataaatataattttttttcaatttcattccccttcaattttttaatctattagttttggttctcattcttttgatttttatttattttatttagataattttttaaactgatattttttttatgattttatcctccttcgagattttttttctatcagatttgatccttatttttttattgctatttttttttactttgaatttaaattaatattttttttctgattcaatccttcaacattaaattacttAGGAATTGAACTTTTTAATTGAACCTGAGTATATGATTTTGCAAGTTACAAGTTTAGGATATTAACTCAGGTTTAGAAGATTTATCAGGGtttgtttggtttttctttttctttttctaagctcatgttttttaatttcatcatttaatttgtatttaattggatattggagtccattattattattattattattattattattattattattattattattattattatttctataggattttttactaattttaaaaataacccagGTTATCTCggatctttttatttgttatttttaattaaatttagctttttaaaatatttttagagcatctctctctaaaatatacttgcattctctctcttttttaaaagatatttactTAAACATCTAAGAGTCTCAAAATTTATCGAAGATGACTTTTTGCAAGTACTAACCACCAATTATCTTGGTTAGAAAGAATGGATCAAATTACTAGAATCAATGAATTAAGTGATTATTCAACACATAAACCTTGCTCCTAAactactttatttttttgggacatcattAGAATGCTCATTAAGAATATCAACATCCATACTTTTTATCCTGTAGCTAAATTCTAGctaaaatagctaaaaaatatattttagctagctctttaaaaaaataaggttacatccatgcttttaaaaataagtagttatgaatattttgttatttttattattattcaaattatatgataaaaaagaactaattaacaattttatctatgtgtttatttttaaaaaccccTTTTAACCAACCAAATtaccacaaatattaaaaaagaaaaaaactaaaagggatTGAGGTTCTATTATACACACAAACTCATGTTATTGTGGATTGGAATAATACTAACCACCTCCAAAATTAAATACATccaatataatgaaaaaaatattgccattttaaaatacttaataggttaaaaaatcatatagaaaggttattaattataatatttaaaaagatatataaaaagtattaattaaaaaagaaaaagaaaagaaaaaataatgttagGTGTTGTTAGGCCTAGCAAGCCATGCCAAGCAGTGGacgacatgatttttttttataaaatagatgATGTGTCATTTAGATtcctaaattttcaaatcattttgacccaaaacatCCTACGAATCTTGTTAAACCAATCCATAGtctaaaaaaatgcaaaaaaaaaaaaaacctcaaaacccaaaatcaacccgaaacaaaaaatattctcgagttcatatatgttttttcaggcactttcaaggtaaaaaaaaaaaacacctagtTCGAACTTTTCTCATTATATGAAactatttgacacaaaaatcgaTCATTTTAATGACCGGATTTATCACCAATGACAACTTTCTCTTTATTCATCGAAATTCAACGaatccctctctctcctcccataaaaaaggattgaaaaaaaaattaatgtttggtatgaaaattgagtttttgaaaatgaaagaaaatgattacTTAAGAGCCAAAAAAAATAGGGGTGAAAATGAACTTGGAAGACAAATTTCAAAGATGCTATCTATTTCAcctatttttttcacttcagtctcttatctttcaattcaacccttcttttaaaaaaaaatataattaagtgcTAATTTAGGGCTCAAAATAGTTAAGTCatggaaaatataaatttaaaaaccaaattaaaatttttaaaaaatcacaactcCAATCCATATTTATACGtgtgtttgttaattaattCTAGCCCTAcctttttattataaagttttgaaaaaaaaaaccaaaggacaggaaaggaaaagaaaggaaaatttaaACAATAGATATATACAACAaatcctaatttaatttttagtttttatatagcACCTTAGTATTTAAAGTTGtatagagaaaaataatttttattcattaaaagaCCTAGTTTATTTAGCAtgtaagatattattttattaccttccgattcttttctttttttaattttatctaaagGCATTTATCAttagatcattttaaaaaaaatcatattctaAATCCAAAGGTATTTCACCATTTTCATGTACTATCAATTTATCAAACTctcatttattattgaatttattttatgtgaaagcttatttaaaaaatacaatatcatTTATGACGCCCTATTTACACCATCTTTAAAAACTCAGAAACCTAATTTTCTAACCACTTCCTGTTTCAAATTTATACAGTATGTCCTGTCTTAAAATTGAAGGAtcgattttttctttattatttatgtaattttttataggttGCATGggcaaaaacataataaaataatggtaAAATTTCTGGTCTAggctaattatatatatatatatatatatatatatataaaattagagaCAAAATACATTTGTTAAGACaacaatcaaaatcaagaaataccCATCAACACCACTGTATTTCTTACCCACAAGTCAAGAGGGAcctgattgaagaaaaaaaagtcttacATTATACCTGTTTTAAGGAAGACTGGAATAagggcttaattaaaacttttgcAAACCTTCAAGGGTGTGTATACACCTCGGGAtaaatcaaacttaatttcCTGGAAGAATTAGCATTAGATTTTCTGAAGAGTCTAAATCAAAGCAAATATTAGATTTCAGATTTAAGGGAAAAGCATCAAAGTCAAATCAGATTAAAGTTCAATGATGCGTTTACTTGCTAGCcatatttttatacaatattCTTCCCTTACTTAGCACATGCCGAGCAACCATACCATTTCATTAGCAACCTCTATAGGTGTGTATATCTTCACATCTACATAGTAACACGacttataatttttagtttttaagaaatatatattgttttttttattttttatattagtatatataatttatatttataaaaaaaattatgatttttaatgtgaactaaaaaaaatttaatttaaatactttaagttaaaaaaataaaatattttaagttaacTCAGTGGAGACCTGCTTAACTGGGTAAACCTTCGATGACTTTTGTGACGTTAGCTGATGGAGAGGCCATATTATTAACGGAACAAGGTGTACATTACACGGTCCGTATTGAAAAGGGAAAACATGAAAAGGATCACATTAAGAAGAAATGGAAACTACAGGTACCAAACGTATAATTAAGCCCATTATTCAAGCAACGTTTAGTTGACCCGTGGGAACATCTCTTTGAAGGTTCCTCTGTCTGTTGATGAGACCggacagacagacagacagtTATAGAATGGACATGCCTTTCCCGGAGAAGTAAGAAACTGTTCTCACAGTACTATCAAGTAAAACTCTTCACAACCATAATAGGTATGGCTAACTTCCTTACCAAGCTTTTTAGTTGATCTGTTAAATGCAGTACTTGAAGGTCAAACCTGCATGCATGGTCTTAGGCTTCTTGATTTAGGAACTGGTTTGATATTGTTTTGCAGTATTCCACTTGTGTTTTACCTTATTGAAAACTctgtcttttgcttttttttttttaacttttagagCTGATATAGATTATCTGCATTGAAACTGGGTTTAAGAATAATGTTTATTCAATGTTTTCAATATGTTGGAGATCATGCTTCTCAATGAATGATTGAATGTTAAGTGGGTCAATATAGGAGGTTTGTAGAAGAGTCTGTATATTTGATTGGATTCACTTCAAGCGCGTCTTGTGTGGAACTGTGAACTTTTATACGGAGCTAGTTTTTTCCTCAGTGTCTAATCTGCTGGATCAACTAGCATGACATCATGAAATTTCATTGATGTTAATAGCCTGGAAATTTTTCTCATCAAGTTTCTATGTAgagttgatttattattattattattatttcttttggttacATTTGTAGAGTTGATATGCGCACCTCCGTGGATGAGACATGAATTTATCGGAGTATCCTGCGACTGCTCTCTTGAATGTCGTGGAGAATTTCCTGAATCTTGAATTTTGTACTCATTGTCCTATTTGGCTAAATTGGATTGTAGCTATTGGGTTTATTTATTGCAACAATCCAGTTTCTTCCTCCTAAACTAAGAGAATTCTACTATTTCTTCCTCCCTGGATCATTTGGGATTTGCAAGCTCTGTCATTCTGAGTAGCAATGGAAGCTTTGCAAGTTATTTCCTCTGCAACACAAATAATCTCAAGTATGGTAGGGGCTGTCAGTGCATTAGATCAGGCTTCTAGGAATCTTGACGAAGCTCCAAAGAGAATCCGAAGCCTAGAGGAATTTGTCTATGATCTCGAGAATTTGACACGCGGAATCAGGCAAAAACATGTATACAAGCTTCATAACCCCCAGTTAGATCACCAAATCCAAAGCTTGAATTCCCTGATAGAACGGCTGCGTCCAAACATTACGAAGGCAAGAAGGATTGTGTCAAGAAGTAGGATCAAGAATTTGGCCAAGGTCGTGTGGAGTTCTATGGCTGGAGACCCTCTCAGCAAACTGATAAATACCATTAGGGATGACTTGAATTGGTGGCTTGAATCTCAAAGGTTAACCCAACATGTTCAGAAGGTGATAGAATCAACAGCACAAGATGTCCCAGTTCGATTGAAAATAAAGATCGAACAAGGATGGCCACTTTCTAGTAAATGCCACTTTGTGAGAAACTTATTGGAACTAGAGGATTCTCATCGGGTTATTCTAATTGTTGGGTTATCTGGTATTGGAAAGTCATGTTTGGCTCGACAAGTTGCTTCGAACCCTCCTACAAAGTTTGTGGGTGGAGCAGTTGAACTTGGATTTGGCCAATGGTGTAGTAGAAATGCTTGCAATGGAAATAAGGATGAGTACCAGAGACGGCTTGCAAGAAAAATTTCCTACTTTCTGGTACAAATTGGATTCTGGAAGAAGATTAAAGATGAAAATAGTGGAGATCTTGAATATGTTTGTTGTATTCTCCAAGAAGCGTTGTATGGAAAGAGCATTGTCATACTTCTTGATGATGTGTGGGAGCAGGATATAGTTGAGCGGTTTGCAAAGCTATATGATAACAATTGCAAGTATTTAGTGACAACAAGAAATGAAGCAGTCTGTGAAATAACAGAAGCCGAGAAAGTTGAGTTGAGCAAAGATGACACAAGGGAGATAAGCAAGGCAATTCTTCAATACCATAGTCTTCTTGGCATGGAAGAACTACCGGTATGAGTCAAATAAACCTCATTTcatgttcttttattttattatttccaaGTCCTTCAGcctctaatttttctttccttctctcctgTTTTCCCCCTActcaattttatcttcattgcctgtttattttcttgcaatATAGTGAGAGATCCCTTTGTGTTTTTTCATGATAAGTCTACAAGATATTCTCCCCAAATTTCCATTTATGATTATAAACCACtgaaagaaaagataataaCCTGCCTATTGAATCTTTGTGCAATATTTTTCCCCAGCACAGTTTCAATGTCACAATTGCATAGTGCAAGCAAAAAGAACATCAGTACTGTTGCACTTGAAGTTGGGGGTTGCAGCATTCCTTATACTTGTTTCTGATTAAATATTGTGTCTGCATGTGCATGTGAGACAACATTAAAGCTGTGCAAATTTTCAAGTTCTTTACCtgcaaaacatatataattatcattttgAGAGCCGCTAACCGCGTTGTGAGCCTCATTAATTTCTGTCAGAAGACTTTTAACatagatatatatatctatTGCATCCTCGTGTAAGTTTAATTTTACAACTGAAATCTTGTGATCCATCAGCAGATTTATCATACCGTATTACCATCATACTATTGTGCACTTACATGCGGGCTTCATATAGAAATTATCTAGACGTGTAAAATGCTTTCACATTGCTGATTCCATTAATAAATtgttgggtttttcttttttttcttatttatttggtaGGGCATAGCAGAGACCTTGCTTGAACATTGTGGCCACCACCCTCTGACAGTTGCTGTTATGGGTAAAGCCCTTAGGAAAGAAGTAAGAGCTGAGAAGTGGGAACAGGCGATCACAAACTTATCGACATTTGCCACATGTGCACCTGGCCCTGTCTCATATGTAAATGAAAAGGAAGCTGAGAGCACGTTAACTATTTTTGGGTCATTTGAGTTCAGTCTAGAAGCTATGCCTAGAGATTCTAAAAGGCTCTTCATAGCTCTAGCTTCGCTTTCATGGGCAGAACCCGTACCAGAAGCTTGTCTGGAGGCTGTTTGGTCAGTCCTTGGGGACGAGAGCTTGTTCCCTCTCATTGTCTGCAAGCTTGTTGAAGGCTCCTTACTGATTAAAACTGATATGGATCCCTTGTACCTAGTTCACGACATGGTTTCTTTGTATCTTGCTAGCAAGGCAGATGACTCTACTGAGATACTACTAAATGAATATTCACCCGATGAAACTGCTTTTATTTGTCCTTGGCTGCttatttttggaaaagaaaatgtcaaaaaGATTGCTGAAGAAAGGATGGAGTTTTTGTTTAATGTCTTGGAAGGAAAGCACGTGGTCACCACCTTAGAAGCACTCATCCACGCTCTTATGGCTAGCAAATCCATGTCTGAGCTTGAAGTTAGCAGGGAAAGATTTAGTAGAATACTAGGCCCAAGGATTGCAGAATTGATCTCCACTGATTCTTTGAGTCTGACTGCAGTGACTACAGAAGCCATCACAAATATATTCAGCAAGAGTGATTATTGCAATTATTTTCCTTCCCTTGAGACTACTGGTGCAATCAATAGGTTGGCAACAACGCTAGGGTATTGTGAGGAGAACCCCATAACTCAAATCCACATTTTAATCGTCCTTGCAAAGCTTGCAGAATTTGGAAGCCCTGAGACAGTTGACAAGGTGCTCGATAGCATTCCCTTTAACCAGCTAGCTGATTTGCTCTCCTCCAGTGCTGAGAAATGGCATGAGAGCATGTTTACAGTATTGAACTCTTTGACCAAAGCTGGAAAGTCGAATGCTGTTGAGAGAATGTTTGCTTCTGGGAtcgaaaaaaaacttattaaattgCTTGAGAATGGATCTGAAGTACTACAGCACCATGCCATTGTCACACTGAAGGGATTTTATGAGGTGGCTCGCACTCCTGAAAATGTTTCTCTTCAGCCATCTAATCTAAACCTTCTGCCATGGCAAGTTAGGCATCGTCTGGAAACTTTTGTTCTGTCAGATCGAACAGTTCCCCATTCGCCAAAGCCACTATCTTTTGAAGATCTCGTTTATAAGGTGTTAGATGGAAATAAAAGGCAGGTATTGCAGGCAATGCAAGATCTCATACCGATTATTGAGAAGTCAGCAGATTCTAGAGTCAGAGAAATGATTTTACATAGTCTCCTTGTCAACAGGCTATCAGAACTTCTGCAAAGTAGGCACTCAGAACATAACTCAATTAGATCTGAATCTGCCTTCTTACTGATGAAGCTAGCTTTCTCTGGTGGAGAACCATGCATTAAGAAATTTCTAGACCATGATATTGTCCCCGAGCTAGTCAAGATGATGCAATGCAATGTTGTGGAGTTGCAGGATTCAGCCTATACAGCATTGCACCAGATGCTTTTTAGCAATGGTGGGATCCTTGTGTTGAATAATATCTTTGAAACAGGTTTCGTAGATAGGATGGTTCAATCAGTAGACAGCAAATCAATAAAGACACAAGAAGTGAATGTTCATTGCATTTTGGATCTTGTTGAGCTAGGAAATAAATCCTGCTTAGAGAAAATGTTGTCGTTGCAGGTGGTGGAGAAGCTtgtaaaattggaaaaaaacacCGGGGGATCTGGTGAAACAATAGTTGGATTCCTCAAGGGCATGGACAAATGTAAGCATCTGTCAATGATGGAGCGTAGGGTGATAAAGCAACAAGTGGTTAGGAAGATAAGGGCCTGCTTGAAAGGGCATAAATTTGAGACTCAAATATTAGCATCCGTAGATGCTTGTGTGTCTGAGGGTTCAAAAGGTGCCGGTAGAAGTGGCAGTAGTAGATGCAGAAAGTAAGCAATCAGGTCTGAGAACCGAGTTTATTCCTTCATTTAGTTTACTCTTCAAGACATGGCCTTGAATCATTACTTGTAAACATGCCACTTTGAAAGAATGAATACAGCTTATTGTTTCTGTTTTGTGAGTGCTAGTAAGTTCACTTATCATTGTCATGATGGCTAGCGACTCTCTTAAGCAAAATctgcaataaaaaacaaatgtttaaCAGGTTCCATCCTCCACCTGATGTTGATATCCTCctttctttgttaaaaaaacaataacatcaACGCATTGCAGGCATGGTGTAGTGGAAGTGGGGAAGAGTTCTCAGATGGACTGATCTTGTTTGCCATCTCCCAACTTGCTGGCTCTAGAAATGATCATTGTGTGAACAGGCTTTTATTAGATGTTTGTATCTGTTTCTGTGAGTGAAATGTACAACCAGAGGAAAAGAGTATGCAGTGGCAGAACTTCAAAATTGTGTAAAATTCAACGTGTAAAAGACAATTTTGACCAGAAACTGCTTGGCCAAATGAATGCTGAGAAAAGATAAGCCAGCTCCTCAGAAAAGATAACAGTACAAGAAAGGCaggaaaagaatataaaattgatgaacCGATAAAAGGATTGAACAAATTGAGATTTGGCAACatgttttctaatataaaaaaattaatatgatacatattaaataacattttaaaaaaatggattaatatgatgttatattaaatgaatttcttttcaaatattgatgaaacaatatattgaattgactcgagttaacctgttaaatttaTAACTCAGATTATGAGCACatgctaattttataaaaaataaatcaaaataattataaattttaatctataatcaaccaaatgttaaagaacaaaattgaagggaaaaaaagaatattaaatttaaaaaatgacaaagaaaACCTACCTGATCAATTAACTTGCAATCTAAGTTAGGAGATCAAGATAACTTAATATATCagtgatattaatttatttttttaattttcataattaattttgatatttatgactgatagaataaaactaaatagtaattattttgtttaatttaagatATAATTGTTTCACCAACAGtcaaataatttcattaatagTCATAATGCTAACAaacataatatttcattaaaatatttcaagtttaataaacttgttattactcagagaatatttatataaaaaacaaatgtattttttttatttatctaatttttttatttttttataggtttagaGGACTTAATTATatcctaaaaatattatttctatataaaacaaataaatatcttaaatataatatttttccatctctaaatcaattttttatttattttcattttgtaaCAGTCGAGGGCAAGTGGATATTTGTGTCTGAACATCATCcgtaaaattcttttttttgttgatattaacaGTACAGTTTTTCTTGGATTAGCTTTCATACACGAGACTAAGTTCTTCTTGATTAAGTCTTAATCAGGCTACTCACACCAGTTCAGTTCATTCACAAGAAAATAGTTTTCTATGGCCTCCCCTCATCTTTAAAATTGCTAAACACTATTCTAATGTCAGCCTGAAAGCTCTTCCATCAAACCCTCATCTTTAAAATCGGAAAACGAACTCCAAAGAAGACCATCTCCGCTAGAAAGTTAAGATGAGCCCACCCTTGATATTCTGTTCAGCATCAATTCGTTTAAGTGCATTGAATGGCGAACAAGCTTGGCATGCACAATGACTTTAGCTATAAAATCTAGGCCATTGAAACAAATCCAACATGTTACTTTGTAGTTTTGTTCAGTTCAGCCGACAACTTTCTCTGGCAACAATTCAGCAACAAAAcagcaaaaaacaaaaccgGCTTTAGATATATTCTGACTTCGTGCATGATGCCTTTGCAAACGGAACATCCCAATAATTGCCAAAGCAGATCATGAATCCTCGAAACAAGGCTGGAAAAGGTTTAGAATGAACAAATCTTTAGCGTGATTATGTTTCCCCAGGTCTCTGCTAAAACAGAAGGAAAAGGGCCAGCACCACTGGTATATATATTCAAGCTATATGACTTCCAAGTGCCACCTATAAGGTTTCGGCTTCCTCTGCAAGAAGACACTTCTTCGAGGAATTCAATAGAACAGATACATTTCATAATCCCAGCAAAGCACATTTTGCAGCA from the Populus nigra chromosome 1, ddPopNigr1.1, whole genome shotgun sequence genome contains:
- the LOC133700330 gene encoding uncharacterized protein LOC133700330; the encoded protein is MEALQVISSATQIISSMVGAVSALDQASRNLDEAPKRIRSLEEFVYDLENLTRGIRQKHVYKLHNPQLDHQIQSLNSLIERLRPNITKARRIVSRSRIKNLAKVVWSSMAGDPLSKLINTIRDDLNWWLESQRLTQHVQKVIESTAQDVPVRLKIKIEQGWPLSSKCHFVRNLLELEDSHRVILIVGLSGIGKSCLARQVASNPPTKFVGGAVELGFGQWCSRNACNGNKDEYQRRLARKISYFLVQIGFWKKIKDENSGDLEYVCCILQEALYGKSIVILLDDVWEQDIVERFAKLYDNNCKYLVTTRNEAVCEITEAEKVELSKDDTREISKAILQYHSLLGMEELPGIAETLLEHCGHHPLTVAVMGKALRKEVRAEKWEQAITNLSTFATCAPGPVSYVNEKEAESTLTIFGSFEFSLEAMPRDSKRLFIALASLSWAEPVPEACLEAVWSVLGDESLFPLIVCKLVEGSLLIKTDMDPLYLVHDMVSLYLASKADDSTEILLNEYSPDETAFICPWLLIFGKENVKKIAEERMEFLFNVLEGKHVVTTLEALIHALMASKSMSELEVSRERFSRILGPRIAELISTDSLSLTAVTTEAITNIFSKSDYCNYFPSLETTGAINRLATTLGYCEENPITQIHILIVLAKLAEFGSPETVDKVLDSIPFNQLADLLSSSAEKWHESMFTVLNSLTKAGKSNAVERMFASGIEKKLIKLLENGSEVLQHHAIVTLKGFYEVARTPENVSLQPSNLNLLPWQVRHRLETFVLSDRTVPHSPKPLSFEDLVYKVLDGNKRQVLQAMQDLIPIIEKSADSRVREMILHSLLVNRLSELLQSRHSEHNSIRSESAFLLMKLAFSGGEPCIKKFLDHDIVPELVKMMQCNVVELQDSAYTALHQMLFSNGGILVLNNIFETGFVDRMVQSVDSKSIKTQEVNVHCILDLVELGNKSCLEKMLSLQVVEKLVKLEKNTGGSGETIVGFLKGMDKCKHLSMMERRVIKQQVVRKIRACLKGHKFETQILASVDACVSEGSKGAGRSGSSRCRK